The Heterodontus francisci isolate sHetFra1 chromosome 35, sHetFra1.hap1, whole genome shotgun sequence sequence TGCCATTGTATTAAAGAGCAGAAACTACATTTTCGCAGACATCCATACACAGACCCTTGTGCGACCACATAGCTTTACTCTTCCTTTTCGTACTGTTTCTACCTCGTGCAACCCCTGTgttttcagcagaggtagaggcagcctgctccaatccctgctcagatccctgctccgaTCCCTGCTCCAATCCCTGCTCAGATTCCTGCTCCAAtccctgctcagatccctgctcagatccctgctccgaTTCCTGCTCCGATCCCTGCTCCAATCCCTGCTCAGATTCCTGCTCCAAtccctgctcagatccctgctcagaTTCCTGCTCCGAaccctgctcagatccctgctccaatccctgctcagatccctgctcagatccctgctccgaTTCCTGCTCCGATCCCTGCTCCAATCCCTGCTCAGATTCCTGCTCCGAtccctgctcagatccctgctccaatccctgctcagatccctgctcagatccctgctccaaTTCCTGCTCCGATCCCTGCTCCAATCCCTGCTCAGATTCCTGCTCCGATCCCTGCTCAGATCCCTGATCCGATCCCTGCTCAGATCCCAGCTCAGATCccagctcagatccctgctctgatccctgctcagatccctgctccgaTCCCTGCTCCGATCCCTGCTCCGATCCCTGCTCAGATCCCAGCTCAGATCCCTGCTCCGATCCCTGCTCAGATCCCAGCTCAGATCCCAGCTCAGATCCCTGCTCCGAtccctgctcagatccctgctctgatccctgctcagatccctgctccgatccctgctcagatccctgctccgaCTGCTCACTAGTTCTTGTCCCACAACCTCTGGATGTTGGAGCCCAGGaggggcagactcagccatcagGGCAGGAGGCAGCAGGTTGGCTACTgaccagggggtggggggggggggggggggtggatggggcaGGGAGTCATAAGTCGACTTCCTTTGAGTGGCGTTCCCAATTCCATGACCCCTATCGCCATCATCCTCCTCACGGGCCTGTACAATACTACCACTACTGGAGAGCAGCTTGGGTGCAGATCAGGTTAAGGTGTCTATCATCctatttaaggcagcagacatgttAGCATCCAGAGTCTGCACGGCAATGGTCAAGGCCTGTGTGGAGGAGAGCTTGGAGAGGGTGGTCCCCTCTGACGCGGGAATCCCAACTATCTGCCTTACTGATCCCATAGCAGGGCGAGTATCTGAGCTGCTGCATGATCTGCCTGAGTCCTGTGATGGTACCCCCTCAGAAGGAACCAGCTCCTCTGAGGACTCATTGTGGAGAGCCTGGTGGAGATAAGAGACATAAATTAATACTGACAAGGTAAGAATAAAGCTGGTTATTTCATTCCCtgctgaaatcaagtcaacatgactgagtgttgcatcTCATGTGGGCGGCTGATATTTAATTATGCTGATCCTCAACGCTTCGTCATAGGGTCatggactggttacagcacagaaggaggccattcggcccattgagtctgtgccggccctctgcaagagcaactcatctagtcctactcccccgccttctccacgtagccctgcaaatatcttctcttcagataattgtccaattttctttcgaaggcctcaattgaatctgcctccaccacactctgcattccagatccgaaccactcgctgtgtaaaaatgtttttccgcaTGCCGCCTCGCTTCTTTGGAAAATCGCCTTAAATCGGTATTTTTGATTCGCCTGCCAataagaacagtttctctctatctactctgtccggacccctcatgattttgaacctacctatcaaatttcctcttaatcttctcttctctaaggtgaacaaccccaAGGTCTCCAATCTATCCCTGCAACTGAAGTCACCTCTGCACAAGATGTAGAAGAGAATAAATTACAAGTAACTAAATGTGCTACTTTATAAAGTATGACCAGAGGGAGTTTAAATACCGCATTGCTTTCACATTAGTGAGCTAGAAGGTTAATTTGAAGAAGTGTACTGTAATTAAGCTAATAAATTCAGTCTTTAGCCTTCTTTCTTCTTAATTGAAGGGCAGTTTCAGTTATATGGGATTGAGAGGAGGTGTTGCAATCGTGGATACATTATGTTATCTAATATTTCATCATAGCAATAAAGGAAACATGTTTGTAATCAAAGGTGATGACACAAAAACAGGACAACTATaaccatgaataaaaaaaagtgcttcAAGATAGTCATTAAAGGTCAAAGGACATTGGGGTTAAAGGTCAGGGGCATTGGAGGAGGGATCGCAGAGTATATGGGGATTACTGAAGGTCATTCAGGGGAGATGTCAGGAAGCTTTTCTCCAAAGGGTGTTGGAAATTGGGAATTTTCTCCCCCAAGAAAGCTTTtgaggctgggagtcaattgaaaatttgaaaactgagattgatagatgtttatCAGGAAAGGATATTAAGGGGTGATGAataaaggcaggaaaatggagttacgaTACAGATCACCCTTAACATAATTTAGGGCGGaaaatgctcgaggggctgaaaagCCTCCTCCCGTTCCTATGTACTTATGTTCATATATAAGGATTAGGGGAGTATGTGGGGTTAGTGATGGGGTAGTGAAGGATGTGGAGAATATTGAAGGATTAGGGAGTAATGGGATTAATGGAGGGATAATGGAGGCATGGCGATCAGTGAAGGGATAGCGGAATAATGGGGAATagtgaagcattagtggagtaacggggaataatGAAGGGATAGTGGAGTAATGGGGTTAATGGAGGGATAGTGGAGTAATGGGAATTAGTGAAGGGATTGTGGAGTAATTTGGTTAATGAAAGGATACTGGAGTAATGGAGATTAGAGAAGGGATAGTGGAGTAATGAGGAATCGTGAAGCGttagtggagtaacggggaataatGAAGGGATAGTGGAGTAATGGGGTTAATGGAGGGATAGTGGAGTAATGGGAATTAGTGAAGGGATAGTGGAGTGCTATGACCAggggagaaaggtgtctaggggtcgctctcaaccttcacctggtcttaccgtaaacagggtttatttttaaacacaatgtgttttttgctcccccttggtgaatctttgttcatcgttttccaattataaggcaaagaaaccagcacaaacaggtatattcttaggtttaaagaagaaaagttgaaatctattaaacttaaactctaatttgcttgatgcctacggatacacagcacatccacgctaacatgcatacgtgaaacacacatgcaaatagagacagagaagagcagaagaaaaaataaagtggaaaagtttcaggcaatatctgaagagcttttgtcacAGTTCTATGAGCTCAGTGTAGAGCccgtgattgtaggtagattttgcttttcgttggggcccagtattcttcgtaaaccttgttcgctgcatgagacttttctctcttggggttcatgtgtcttcagtggattcaaaggcttgtgagaaagagatgggatcagacaggagagatcttctcagtcgggGAGCAAAcagtctgagttcaaactctctatggctagttcaaaagactggAACAGTtagttagttatgtgaccagctggtctaaccagtcctggcccctgtggattgcatcaccccagcagaccctggaatgtgcttccccaccccctcactgtctggtgatcaacatccattgtgggttgaatgtgtcagggaatggtcctttgtccttccaagcgctgtctgttaatatgcaaatgtcttttccagccacagtctgtttaacaagtcatttcctcgttccAGCAACAGTTAACAATCAATGtcttgacaaaattaatgtgcctcattctgggcaggtcaggtagcatgacaggagcaatggggttaaaaaagTGATAATGGAGTAATGGGAATAATGGAGGGATAGTAGAGTAATGGGGTTATTGAAGGGATCATAGAGTAATGGGATTAATGGAGGGAGAGTGGAGTCATTGCGTTTAATGAAGGGATGGTGGAGTAATGGGGTTAGTGAAGGGAGAGTGGAGTAATGGGATCAATGAAGGGATAGTAGAGTAATGGGGCTAATGAAGGGCTAGTGGAGTAATCGGAAATAATGAAGGGATAGTGGAGTGATGGGGTTAATGTAAGGATAATGGAGTAATGGGGATTAGTGAAGGGATAGTGAAGTAATGGGGTTAATGAAGGGATCGTGGAGTAATTGGGTTAATGAAGGGATCGTGGAGTAATTGGGTTAATGAATGGATAGTGGAGTGATGGGGTTAATGTAAGGATAATGGAGTAATGGGGATTAGTGAAGGGATAGTGGTAATGGGGTTAATGAATGGATAGTGGAGTGATGGGTTTAATAAAGGAATAGTGGAGTGATGGGGATTAGTGAAGGGATTGTGGAGTAATGGGGTTAATGAAGCGATAGTGGAGTAATTGGGTTAATGAAGGGATCGTGGAGTAATTGGGTTAATGAATGGATAGTGGAGTGATGGGGTTAATGTAAGGGTAATGGAGTAATGGGGATTAGTGAAGGGATAGTGAAGTAATGGGGTTAATGGAGTGATGGGTTTAATAAAGGAATAGTGGAGTGATGGGGATTAGTGAAGGGATTGTGGAGTAATTTGGTTAATGAAGGGATCTTGGAGTAATGGGGTTAATGTAAGGATAGTGGAGTGATGGAGGTCCTCATCTGCCCTCTGTTTTTTTTTGGCAATTATCTTAAAATCGGTGCTGTCTGGTTACCAATTCACCTGCCAatgaaaacaatttctcctcatttactcaatcaaaacttttttttttacaatgagtATAGCGATCTGAAATGCAGTGGCTGAAGAGAGGGCGGTAAcagattaaatagtaactttcaagacaaattgtataaatacttgaagggaaaaatattacagggctatggggaaagagcaggagagtggaactaattggatagttctttcaaagagctggcacaggcccaatgggccaaatgtcctctttcTGGATTATGTCAGTCTGTGATTCTACATGTGGTAAGGCCTTCTATTGTTAGTTACAACTCAAACTTTGCTCTGCTAAAGAGTTGGTATGCATGAGAAAGAAATGACAGTGTCACACTCAtgtgaagtgcagcgatgaaaatacagaacccaaattGAAAAGTTATGAAAACTGATGTTCCTTTAAAAAGTGGGCAATGTGTTGCAAAATGGCCGCCAAAGTTCAACTGACTTGGCTTGCATTTTCAAACTGTCTCActatctgttaaggacaaaaggatacattccaggctagaggtgtcaattatacccatcctgaaaG is a genomic window containing:
- the LOC137350525 gene encoding uncharacterized protein, coding for MVANKVTKRALHNESSEELVPSEGVPSQDSGRSCSSSDTRPAMGSVRQIVGIPASEGTTLSKLSSTQALTIAVQTLDANIGCGTRTSEQSEQGSEQGSEQGSEQGSEQGSEQGSEQGSELGSELGSEQGSEQGSELGSEQGSEQGSEQGSEQGSEQGSEQGSELGSELGSEQGSDQGSEQGSEQESEQGLEQGSEQELEQGSEQGSEQGLEQGSEQGSEQESEQGLEQGSEQESEQGSEQGSEQGLEQGSEQGSEQESEQGSEQGLEQESEQGLEQGSEQESEQGSEQGSEQGLEQESEQGLEQGSEQGSEQGLEQAASTSAENTGVARGRNSTKRKSKAMWSHKGLCMDVCENVVSAL